CTGACCTCCATCGGGAAACCGTAGCTGATTCCACATCCTGCATTTCAGAGACGGCATTTCCTGTTTGCTGTGATTTTACAGTTGTTTACgtaattattataaacacacaagaTCTGTCTACAAGATCTGCAGTTTAATAATTTAGCCGCAATAAAGAACAACACTGTAATAATGAGACATAAATGAAtatgaataatttacatttatagttcattaaaaaaatatgactTATTTGCTTACTTTGTGGCCTATATAGCTCTGTAATAGACACTGCTTTCTCATTTTCATTATTACATATGCtttaatgtatgtttaaatgtttaaatatgtttaattgctctgtaatagaaaaaaatatatgtttacactttacttggatggtccattggagatgcctcatagatgcttaaGATGCTCAAAGGTGATTGTAAATGACTCTCTATGGAATGTAACCCTATAATCAACCCTAACCCAAACtgtaatcttaacattttaggtttAGTGGTTTAGGTTAAGCTATGTGTTAGGGTTAGATATAAGGGTTGATTCATGAGGTTTAACTTTGAGgcagggttaggtttaaggttgtGTTCTATAGATAACTGTTAACATTCAACTTAGGGTTATGTTGCATTTAGTAGACATATAGTTTTCTCTTAGTTGAATGTTAGGCGAGCATCTTTGAGGCATTTTTAATGGACCATCTAAAAAAGTGTTGCCAAAAATATTTGCTTTGTTAATAATCAATAAAGAACATTTGCTAAATGTCCTTTCCCAGATAGCAAAAGCGATCTGGCCCGGATCCTGCACAAGTCAAAACGGatctggcccagtgtccttttgcacagtgGGTTGGGATCAATAAAGactttgtctatctatctgtctgtctgtctgtctgtcatctCTTCATTAATGTTGACAGATGTTGTTGAGATCTCTCGGATGTTGCTCATTTGGTTACAGAAGAGGGCAGTGTATGCCGATGTCTAGGAAAGGGTTAGTGGACAGGGGGGTGGGGGATTACGTGATGGGCATGTTTATGCAGCAAAAGAATGTTgaaataaggagagagagagagagagagagggagggagagagagggaaagagagggggtTACGTAAGTTTTTCTCCTTCAGAATTGTGGGACACCAGGAGGACTCGGTCAAAATCAGACAGAGGCAGAAAGTCAGAATCGGATCTGCTGGTCAGTCGGAGGTCATGGCTGTGGTACTGCTGCTGTTGGCTCTGATCTGTGGAGCTTTCAGTTCTTCTGAAGCTCAAACAGATTTCGATAAACTCCCAGAATCCCACAGGAAAGGAATCGAACTCGCCGTCAACCAAATCAACTCCCATCGCACCATCCAGCAGCACTTTCTGTTCTTCAAAAGTTTGGAGAAGTCTGACATTGATGTGAGTCTGATCTTTAAAGTCACTTCCTTCACATGATACACTTAGACATTACACACTCTTTTAAAACTTGAGTGTACGACAGGCCTTTTAGCCTACCAGCTAAATCACACCAACAAGTCCTAACCAGAAGGGCTAAAAGTTACAGTCAAGTTACAGATCTCTGTAAAACTTGTTTTACTAACACAAACTTATTTCTGATATTAGTTATGAGATATTTACtagtaataatttatatatatacagtaataaagaCATAGCCTTAATATAATATTGACTACTCATATGTTGTCACTGATTTACATGGAATTCCCCTCTCCCTTATCTAGAATTTTGTTTTGACCCATGTAATCTTTAGAGTTAGTTATTTATAATTACTTTGTTACTagtataaattgtatttttgttataaatTCCAGATAACTCCACTGTAATTCTGATTGGCAAAAACTGGCATTTTAGATAATGATTGTCATTACTataattatagtataaaaaatataatataatataatataatataatataaaaaatctgTAGAAATTTAAAACAGCACATATCTGAAATCTTAATTTATGGATCTGTGGACTTGGATCTTTTACTAGTCAGAATTACAGTCTTGATTTCTACTAATAAAAATGTACACAtacaaataatacagtaaaattgcATATAAATAAAGGATAAAATGTGACTAGTCCAAATTtacattattgatatgtggtCTGATAATACATCTATTCAGACTGTCTTTTTTAATAGCAGGTCTGGTATTACTTGCAAtatacgtgtgtgtatgtatatacagtaggAGCATGTATGTAATTGTGTGTTACTGGGAGCTGTGGTTGGTAAAGTGGAAGTGTGCTGGTTTCAGGCAGGATTTGGGGCGAAGTTTCTGTACCATCACTTCCTCCTTAAACCCACTACGTGTCGCAGAGGAACCGCGGACGCAAATCACTCCAAGTGTGCCTTCAGAGACGACAGAGTGAGttcacacacagcagcacacacaGCAGAACATCTGCAGACTTCTAAAGCAGAAATATTcagtcaaaatataattaatcttttaattataaaattatttttaaataaacatgtttagctatttgtgttatttttattattcttatgaTAAAATTGATGTTGATTATGATCATCATTATTACTGTCATGTTCTTATTATTGTGTTGAATAGCCGGTGATTGACTGTGGAATCTGCTTCAAGACTTTTAATGGAGCAATTGAAGAAACTCCGAAGCCCAACATTCATTGTGTCTACAAACCCACTCTGACCCAGGTCAGTCAGCTTTACTTTGGCACTTTAGaccatacagacacacacacacacacacacacacacacacacacacacacacacacacacacacacacacactacagaagCAGCAGCCAGTTTAATCCAGTTATCTGACCTGATTTACTGGAATTCACAAACAAGCCTGAGGCAAGACTGCACTAGAACTCTAAAACAACCCCCAAGTAAACTACAAACAGGTGGGTGATTTTCTCAAAACTATCAAAACAAAAAGCTTATTTTAAAGTAACATAAATAGAGTAGAAGTTAAAGAGTTTCTCATAaagtacaaataaacacaaatacttTTAACAAGCTGCATTACATAATATAAAACATGCCTCGTTTGAAAGCAAATTCAGACCAGATAAAACTTTTTAGACACCTTCAAAcataagtgttgttaagaattaacaaaattttgggatatgaatcacgcctcaatttcccgagctcctccccctggtcctatatatatatatatatataccttccaggtgctcacctacgtgactttcgacctcgcacccgcctccaccccatcaccaccctcatcttcactctcatcttcatcactcatcttcgttactcctagctgcggggggggacctggcttgagaaccgtctcaagctgttctgaactgtaccccaagcaacatcatcacagttcccctccccgcatcgcgtaGGCAGGGTTCACTATAGCAAaacactagctagctagcttacacCTACAGCTTGGCTAATATTAAGAACATGTGGTAGGTAGACAGGACGTTTGGTCATCCAATCATTATATACAGTCCTCCTCCACATTAGTTTTTATTGTGTGATTTATAAAATCTGTTGAAATGTGAAGAGAATTTTGTTTGTGGGTTTTGTTTGCGATTCTGTGTTTGGTTTAACTGTGATTGTATTTTGTTCGGGATCATATGTTTTGTTATGGATCATGCGTTTGGTTTGATTGTCTTTTTGTGATGGCAtgttttattagtgaatttgtgttgtgttttgtttgtgatCATTTGTTTTATGTCTGTGATCGCTTGCttcctgtttgtgtgttttgtttgttattaatgtgttttgtttgttattgtgttttgtttgCAGGAGATGGTTACTAACAGAATAGATACCTGCAACAAAATGAGCTACAGCAGCGGCTCTGCCTCCGTGCTGCTGGTGAAAACGAACAAGAACTAAACTTTCACACCCGCTGGATACACACTGATTATCCTCTGCACAAATGCACTGATCACCCCTTACAAACACACATATCATCCCCTGCACACCCACACTGTTCACCCTCACCCTGTATACACAGATCACCTCTTAATGATGGGCTCATGATGACACTGTGTAATAAATTGTCATAACAGGTTTGGTAATAATGTGCTAAGCAGTaaagctacttaaaaaaaataaacggttgcataaaaaatgtattgtccttttacagaaaaaaaagagaaacatttaAGAGAAACACGATTTAAGTTATTTATCTAAAGTTTGCACTTGCAAGTTGGGGTGttcgtatatatatttttttctttgattcaGTTGGTGTCAGACTGCAATAAGTAAAGTGCACAGAAACAAATACTGGgtttaactgtgttttttaaatggTCAGAAATGTGGCACTCTGTTACACATTGATAGTGATTTTATTTTCTTCTGAATTTTGCAGTATAAACTCAACATTTATTATTCTTCTTAATATGTATAATGCCACTTATTGTCAcaattacaataaaattaaactttctttattctttattgtgGTTGATTGACCTCATTATCcatcagtctgtattatttaatCAATCGGGTTGCCAAAACAACCCAAACTATCCAAAACATTTCCTTGTTCTGAATAACacacaaaatataatattttttttagtgatataaacatatacaaatataacatatatttttttctgataatgaaatcaaacaaaatgaaacatttgacttGAGTTGTAAAATGCGctgtacaaataaatttgatttgatttaaaataagtgttgttaagaattaactaaattttgggatatgaaccacgcctcaagttcCCAAGCTCCtacccctggtcctatatatatacctcccaggtgctccaCACCTTcatgactttcgacctcgcacccgcctccaccccatcaccaccctcatctttaTCACTCACCTAGCTCAGgagggacctggcttgagaaccgtctcaagctgttctgaactgtaccccaagtaacAACATCACAGTTCCCTCCCTGCATCTCGTaggtggggttcattatagcaaaattACAGACATAAgatactgcagtttttttttttacatcccagTAGACATACCAAGAAAACATAACAGGgtttaaaatagataataattGTTTGGTATAACTTTTGCACACTCAAATCACTTGTGATAGGCAGCGCTGCACTGCGGACTGCCAGCAGGGGGGTGAAGGACAGAGTTAATTATAGAGTTATACtacaagagataaaaaaaaatcctaaaagaaACCAAAGACAAGACTGAAAGTAAGGGAGAGTTTATCTGCCGTCAGTAACTTAAATTGTTAGAGAAGTAACAGGCGAGAACAGTGCGTTTTGAGTATGGTTGTGTTTTAGTTAGGTTTGTTGAAAGCTGAAAGCTGAATACACCATTTGTGGCATTTCATTTGTTCTGTTTCTCGACTTTTTTCTACACGTTTTTTAAAGGCGCTTGTTTCCAACCCATTCTCCCGTCTACTTTGTGGAGAATCATTTAGCAGTCAAGTTGAACAAGCACACTATTCACACCATCACTATTACAGATAACTATTAATAgaagtaacaaaaaaataatatacttatTAAAGCATatccatataaataaataattacatttaataatatatacatataaatatattaattataaatatttaccAACCATAACAATCACATATATTTTGCGATATCAAACTACTCCCAGACAGAGAGTAAAAAGGGGgtcacaatattacaatatttggcCTATACTATATATTGGCCCGATATACTGTTGATTTATCCTAAAAATTTAATTGGAATGTTGTCCAGAAGAAACTGGGTGCACATCAGATGATTGTAGACTTTATTTAGGATTTTTAACAGAATCCATAAAGGGTTGGCCAGGAAACAGACataattataaaatgtttttttattactgaaaTTATGTATTGTACAGCAAATAGATGTTATGTACAATTGACTTTATTACTGTTAACAGTAGCACAAAAAACAATTATAGTTTTTTGTGAATATAACAAAAGAATGACCCagatatatatagaaatataaagtAGATACAATGTGGATGAAAAGTGTCCACCTAGTTTGGTGTAAGACTCTGA
This genomic interval from Astyanax mexicanus isolate ESR-SI-001 chromosome 1, AstMex3_surface, whole genome shotgun sequence contains the following:
- the LOC103040706 gene encoding uncharacterized protein LOC103040706; the protein is MAVVLLLLALICGAFSSSEAQTDFDKLPESHRKGIELAVNQINSHRTIQQHFLFFKSLEKSDIDAGFGAKFLYHHFLLKPTTCRRGTADANHSKCAFRDDRPVIDCGICFKTFNGAIEETPKPNIHCVYKPTLTQEMVTNRIDTCNKMSYSSGSASVLLVKTNKN